The stretch of DNA AGGACCTCGGCCGCCTCGCTCAGCTTGGCGGCGGCCTGGGCCTCGCCCTCGGCGTTGATGACCTTGGCCCGACGCTCGCGCTCGGCCTCGGCCTGCTTGGACATCGCCCGCTGAAGATCCTGCGGAAGGTCGACGTTCTTGACCTCCACGGAGGTAACCTTGACGCCCCACGGGTTCGTGTGTTGATCGATGATCCGGGTCAGCTGCTCGTTGATCTTCTCTCGCGAGGACAGGAGATCGTCCAGCTCCTGCTGGCCCAGCACGCTCCGCAGCGTCGTCTGCGCCATCTGCGAGGTCGCGTAGAGATAGTCCTCCACGCCGATGACCGCCTTGTTGGCGTCCAGTACGCGGAAGAAGATGACGGCGTTGACCTTGACCGACACGTTGTCCTTGGTGATGACATCCTGCGGGGGCACATCCATGGTGATGGTCCGGAGGCTGACCTTGACCATCTTGTCCACGAGCGGGATGAGGAGGAGCAGCCCGGGACCCGTCCCGTCGCCGCCGGGGTTGACCACGGCGCGAGCCTGCCTGCCGAAGCGAAAAATGACGGCCCGCTCGTACTCGCGCAGGATCCGGACGGCGTTCAGAATGATGAAGAACGCGATGATGGCAACGGGGATGAACCCCAGCGTCCAGTCGAATCCGAGCATGTCGCGCCTCCTGCGTCTAGGAGCGGTTCGCGGCCCGGCTGACCCGGAGCGTCAGCCCGTCTACGCCGGTTACGCGCACCGTCTCGCCGGCCGGGACGGGCGCGTCCTCGGCCACGGCGCGCCAGATCTCGCCATCGAGCTGCACCTGCCCTTCGGGATCAAGCGCGGCTCGTACCACGGCGCGCTGGCCGATCATCCCCGCGGCCCCCGTGGTCGGGGGACGCCGCATCGCGCGCACCCCGGCGGAGACGGCCCAGATCGCGAGCCCCGCGCTCGCCCCCACCGTGGGCAGGATCACCGCCCATGACACGCGGAAGCCCGCCTCGGGCGCTTCGTAGAGCATGAAGGAGCCGAGGACCATGGAGATGACGCCGCCGATGGTCAACACGCCGTGGCTCGCGATCTTGATCTCGGCGATGAGCAGGGCCACCCCAAACAGGATGAGCAGGAGCCCGGCCCAGTTGATGGGCAGGCTCTGGAAGGCGAAGAAGGCCAGGATCAGGGAGATGCCCCCGATCACGCCGGGAAGCACGACGCCCGGGTTCGACAGCTCGAAGAAGATGCCGAGCATGCCGACCATCATGAGGATATAGGCGATGTTCGGATCCGTGATCAGAGCCAGGAAGCGGTCCCGGAACCGGATCTCGATGACTTTCACGGGCGCGTTCTTCGTCTCGAGGGTGACCAATCCCCGCTTCGTCTTGAGGACTCGCCCGTCGATCTTCTCGAGCAGGTCAGGCACGCTGTTGGCGATCAGGTCGATCACCTTCAGCTTGAGCGCCTCGCGCTCCGTGACGGATACGGACGACCGCACGGCTTTCTCCATCCATTCGGCATTTCGCCCGCGCTCCGTGGCGAGCGTCCGCGCGAAGGCCGCCGCGTCGTTCTCGACCTTCTTGAGCATGTCCTTGTCCATTTGCCCGCCCACGGCCACGGGATGCGCCGCGCCCATATTCGTGGCCGGCGCCATGGCCGCCACGTGCGCGGCCATGGTGAGGAAGACTCCGGCCGATGCCGCGCGAGCGCCCGTGGGGGCGACGTACACGATCACGGGAATCTCGGCATTGAGAATGCTCTGGACCATGGACCGCATGGAACGCTCCAGCCCCCCTGGCGTATTGAGCTGGACCACGAGCGCCTGCGAGCCGTCGGCCTGAGCCCGCTCGATGGCCGCGGCGAGCAGGCGGACCGTGATGGGTGTGATGGCGCCGTCGATGTCGATCACCGACACCGGTCTCGCGGCCCAGGCGCACGTGGGGGCCAGGGTGGCGAGCAGGAGCGAGACGAGCATGCACCGCCGTAACCGCCTGTCGGGCCCGGTCATGGAAGCCTCCCGGCGAAGATCAGAGCGCGCCGCGAAGCGACTGGACGGCTTCGCTCAGGCGCTCGATCTCGGCGGCGGTATTGTAGACCGAGAAGCTGGCCCGCAGGGTGCCCACGATGCCGAGCCGCCTCATGAGCGGCTGCGCGCAGTGATGCCCCGCCCGCACGCCGATCCCGCGCTCGTCGAGCAGGGCGGCGCCGTCGTGGGGGTGGAGGCCCTCCACGTTGAAGGCGACCACGGCGCCCCTGAGTTCGGCATTGCGCGGCCCGTAGAGGGTGACGCCGGGGATGCGCTCCAGAGCGTCGATGGCGAGCCGGCAGAGCGCGCGCTCGTGGGCCTCGACCCGGGCCATGCCGAGCTTGTCGAGGTAGTCCACGGCCGCATGGAGACCGACGGCTTCGGCGATGGGCGGCGTGCCGGGCTCGAAGCGCCACGGAAGGTCATTCCACTGCGCGTGGTCGATCCAGACCTCTTTGATCATCTCGCTGCCGCCCAGCCCTGGCTCCAGTCTCTCGAGCACCTCGCGTCGGCCGTAGAGGACGCCGATTCCCGTGGGGCCCAGCATCTTGTGCGCCGAGAAGACGTAGAAGTCGCACCCCGTCCCCACGACATCGAGAGAGAGGTGAGGGGCCGCCTGCGCGCCGTCGAGAAGAACCAGCGCTCCCGCCTCGTGAGCCCACCGGGTCATGTCGGTGACGGGGTTGATGGTGCCGAGCACATTCGAGACGTGAGCGATGGCCACGAGTCGCGTGCGCGGCGACAGCAGGCGCCCGAACGCGTCCAGGTCGAGCACGCCCTCGCCGACCACGGGCACCGCCTTCACGACCGCGCCCCGCTCCCGGCAGATCATCTGCCACGGGATGAGGTTCGAATGGTGCTCCATCTCCGTGACCAGGATCTCGTCTCCGGGCTTGAGGGTGAGGGCCAGCGCGCGCGCCACGACATTGATGCCGTCGGTGGTCCCGCGCGTGAAGATGATCTCCTCTCGGAACCGGGCGGCCACGAATACCCGGACGGCATCCCGCGCGGCCTCGTAGACCTCCGTGGCCTCCTCGCCCAAGGTGTGAATGGAGCGATGGACATTGGCGTGCGTCCGCTCGTAGTAGTTCTGCATCGCCTCGAGAACCTGCCTCGGCTTCTGGCTGGACGCGGCCGAGTCGAGGTAGACGAGCGGCTGGCCGTGGACGATACGCCGCAGGATGGGGAAGTCGGCCCGAGTCTGCTCGCCGAGGGTCATCTCGCCACCTCCCGGCCCTCGAGGGCGCCCTGCAGCACCGACAGGGGCAGGGTGACGCATCTCATGCGGGTGGGGCGTATGTCGGCCTCCAGCCGCTCGAGCAGGGCGGGAGCCTGAAGGGACGCGGCATCCTCCACCGACTTTCCGAGCGCGAGCTCGATCAAAAGGTCTGCGGAGGCCGCGCAGATCGCGCAGCTGTCGCCGCGGTGCCGCGCATCCGCCAGTCGACCGTCGGTGATCCGGCACTCGATGCGGATCCGATCGCCACAGAGTGGGTTGACGTCCTCGAAAGCCGCTTCAGGCGCGGGCAGGCTGCCTCGGAAGCGCGGCTTCCGGAAGCGCTCACGAATGACGTCGCTGTAGACCATGACCTACTCGGGCAGCTCGCCGCGCGCCGCGCTCTGCCGGTAGGGCGGAAAGCGCCACGCGCTCTCGCGAGAAAGCAGACCGCCATGTCCCATGCCGGCGAGCTCGGCGTTGCCGACCTCTTCGTCCGCCAGGAGGCGGGGCAGGACGAGGTCGAAGGAGGTCGCCTGGGAGAACATCCCGCAGGCGGGCATGCCGAGGACCGGGCGCCCTTTCCATCGGGCGAGCCACAGGAGGCTTCCCGGATGGGCCGGCGTGCCATGGCGCACCATGACCCCGCCCGCTATCCTGAGGCCCTCGAAGATCGCGTCGAGCGGATCGAGGGAGGCGGCGCCGGCTCCGACGAGGAGCTGGGCGCCGGCCGCGGCCAGGGTCTCGAGGGCCCGGGCCACGGCGCCACCATCGTCGGGGCAGTACTGTATGGGCAGGAGACTCGAACCGAACCAACTGACCTTCTCAGTCAGCGCGGCCTCGAAGCGCGCCCGCTGCGGCGCCGGCAGATTGGCCCGGGTCAGCGCCCCGATCTTCAGTGGCCGGAAGGCCTTGACCGTGACCACGCCGCCCGTCGCCCAGGCCCGAGCCTCGGCCCGCTTGACCAGTGACTCGGCCATGGCGAGAGGAACGATCTTCGCGCGGGCCACCGCCTCACCCGCCTCGACGGGCTGAAGATCGTACAGGGTGTAGACGGCCAGGCCTTCCTGGGCATTGATCTCCGCGAGAGCCTGCTCGCGCACTCTCAGCAGCCCGCGCTGCGCCGCCGCGAGCGTCCACTGCCCGCCGCTATATCCCCTCACCTCGACGCCCTCGCCGGCGGCCGCCTGCGAGAGCCGCGCGCCCGCCGGCTCCTCGTGGATATCGCCCGGCTCGAGCTCGAGGAGATGGAGCACGCGCCACGGAAGCTCGAGGAGGCGCCGGGCAAGCTCGGCATCGAGTACCTGCCCCTTCTCGACCGCGACTTTCCCGTCCGCGCCACGCACGTCGCCACAGATGACGCGCCCTTCCAGGGTAGCCACAACGGCATCCTCGCGAGCGACGGCGACAGCCTTCACTTAATTCCCTTCCTCACCTTTTCGCTGATGGGCAGGCAGGTGGCGCCACGCTGAACGGCGAGCACCTCGGCCAGCACGGCCAGCGCGATCTCGGGCGCGGACTGGGCGCCGAGGTCGAGGCCAATGGGTACCCGCACCCGGGTAAGCAGATCCTCCGCCACGCCATCCTCTCGCAAGAGGTCGAGGATGGCCTTGCCCCGCCGGCTCGAGCCCAGGAGGCCGATATAGCCGACGGGCGTCTGGAGCGCATGCTTGAGCACGGGCAGATCGTACTTGTAGTCGTGAGCCACCAGGACCAGCGCGGTGGTCGGGCCGAGGGGCACGCTCTGGACCAGCTCGGAAGGAATGCCGATCTTGAGCTCGTCCACGTCGGGAAAGCGCTCGCGGGTCGCGAATCGCGGCCGGCCATCGATCACCACGGTCTTGAAGCCGACGATGCGAGCGAGAGAGCAGAGGGGCATCGACACGTGACCGGCGCCCACGATGAGCATGATGGATGGCGGCGCGAAGACCTCCGCAAAGATGCGCGTCCCGTCAATGGTCAGAGTGGTGGACTTTCCTGCCCGCAGGGGTCCCTGGGTCTCGGCCACCGCCCGCTCGTCGAGCGCGGCGCTCCCCAGCCCGCCCTCGCGCGCCCCGGTGTCGAGGACAAGCAGCTTGGCCCCATGCTGGGGCGCGTCGAGCCGTGTCAGAAGCGCGCCCCGGCCCCCTGCTTCCGCGTGCTTGCGGAGCCGCTCGTAGTGCCGCAGGGTCTCGTCGCTCGCCTCGTGGAGATCGACGGGCTCCACGAAGACCTCGATGGTGCCCCCACAGGTGAGCCCGATCTCCCAGGCGTCTTCGTCGCCCAGGTTGAGCTCGAGGAGTCGCGGCTTGTGCGTCGCGAGGACGGAGGCGGACTCCTCGATGACTTGCGCGTCGACGCAGCCGCCGATGGTGACGGAGCCCAGCACCCGCCCATCTTCGCCGACCAGCATCTTGGCGCCTTCCTTGCGCGGCGTCGTCCCCCGGGTATTGACGAGGGTCGCCACCGCCACCTTGCCCTCGGCATGGCGCAGCCGATCCAGATTCTCGAAGAGCTCTGTGGTCATGCTTGCCTCATCGTATGGTCAAGTGGCCGGCAAGCTCGCGCAGGCTCGCCAGGTTGTGCGCGGCGGCGAAGTGGTCGACGAGGGGCAGGGCGGCCGCCATCCCGCGGGTCAGCGGCTCGTAGGATGGATTGCCCAGGAGCGGGTTGAGCCAGATCAGGCGACCGGCCCGACGCTTGAGGGACAGCATCTCCTGAGCCAGGACCTCGGGTTCGCCGGTGTCCCAGCCATCCGAGAGGAGGAGCACGATGGTGCGCCGGTCGACCAGGTGCCCCCAGGTCTGGTTGAACTCCCGGAGGGAGTCGCCGATCCGGGTGCCGCCCGACCAGTCGCGTACCTCGGTCAGGCGCCGGAGCGCGCTCTTGTAGGACGGCCCCCGCAGCAGGTCCGACACGCGCGTCAGCCGGGTGGCGAACGTGAACGTCTCCACGCGTCCGAAGACGTTCTGGAGCGCGTAGAGGAACTGCAGCAGGAACCGGCTGTAGAGGTCCATGGATCCCGAGACGTCGCAGAGCAGCACGAGGCGCACCTTGCGACGGCGCCGTGACCGGCGTCGGAGCTCGATGATCTCGCCGCGCGTGAGGTTGGCCCGCATGCTCCGCCGGAGATCCACCACGCCGCCCCGCCGGGTGGGCTTGCGCCGGCGGCTCACCCGGCGCGCCAGACGCTTGGCGATCTGCACGGTGAGCCGCGCCACCTCCTCGAGCTGCTCGGCGGGGAAGGTCGAGAAGTCGTGCTCCATCAGCACCTCGCGATCGCTCTGCCCGGGCACCTCGAGCGGCTCGCCCTCCTGCGCCTCCCCCTCGTCCCAGTCCTCGAGGGCGATCTGCGCCTGCTTCTGCTGCGCCCCTTCCAGGCCGCCCGTCGGCGGCTCCTCCTCGCTGCCACGCGGCTGGACCGCCGCCACGAGCCCGTCGAGCCCCTGCCCGTCATCGGCCTGAAATTTCCAGAAGGCCTCGAAGCAGCGATCGAAGGCGGGCTGCTCCTCCATGCGGCTCACCAGCACGGTCCGGAGGGCGAGGTAGACCTGGGCGCGGTCCATCAGATCCACCACCTCGAGCGCGCGCACGGCGTCCATGAGAGCACCCGTGGTCACGGGCAGGCCAGAGGCGCGCAGCATGGCGCCGAAGCCGAGCATGGCGCGCATGAGGTCTCGGGGCACGGCCATGCGCTCTCAGCTCTGCGCCGCGACGAAGCGGGCGATGCCGCCGGTGGCGAGCTCGCGCTTGAGCCGCTTGACGTCCTCGGCGTCCTTGACCACGCAGCCCAGGGTCTCGGCCACCAGCTCCTCGTCGAGATGATCGGCGTGGAGCGAGGTCAGGGCCTGGGCCCAGTCGAGCGTTTCGGCCACCCCGGGCACCTTGGCCAGCCGGATGGTCCGCACCGTCTCCATGAAGCGCGAGATCTCCCGGGCCAGACGCTCGTTCACCCCCGGCACCTTGCGGGTGACGATGCGCACTTCCTTCTCGAAGCCGGGAAAGTCGATCCAGAGGTAAAGGCAGCGGCGCCTGAGGGCATCCGACAGCTCCCGGATGCGGTTCGAAGTCAGGATGACATAGGGGGGCTGCGTCGCCTTGATGGTGCCGATCTCGGGGATGGTGACCTGGAACTCGGAGAGGACCTCGAGCAGGAAGGCCTCGAACTCCTCGTCGGCCCGATCGATCTCGTCGATGAGGAGGACGGGAGGCGTTCCCGTCTCGCTGATGGCCTGGAGCAGGGGGCGCTTGATGAGAAAGGGCGGCGAGAAGATGGCCGCCTCCTTCTCGGTCAGCGAATGGCTGGTGCTCTCCTCCAGCTTGATGTGCAGGAGCTGCTTCGGGTAGTTCCACTCGTACAGCGCCTGGGCGGCGTCGAGACCCTCGTAGCACTGAAGGCGGATGAGGTTGGTCTCCAGCATCTTGGCCATCACCTTGGCCACCTCGGTCTTGCCGACGCCCGCATGTCCCTCGATGAGCAGGGGCTTCTTGAGCGTCATGGCGAGGTGCACGGACATGGCGATGGCCGGGTCCGTGACGTACTCCGCCGCCTCCATCATCTCCTCGATCTTCTTGATCTCGGCTCTCATGGTTCTCTCAGTTTACCCTGGATTGCCGGGGCCCTTGAGCCTCTCGTAGTCCTCCGGCGTGTCGATGTCGGGCGGCATGGGCGTCGGGAAATCCACGACGGCCAGACGGGACCTCTCTCTTTCGACGACGGCGCGAGCGCCCCGGTCGCCGGGAAGATCGAGAAGCTCGGGGAAAACGGGGGCGGCAAAGAGCACGGGATTGCCCAAACCGTCGGCGTACCGTGGCACGGCGATCGACTTGCCCAGGGCCTTGATCGCTCCCAGCAGGGCCGGGATGACCCCCGATGGCACCGCGGGCTGATCGCCGAGCGCGATGAGAACGGCCGTCGTTCCCGGAGCCAGGGCGCGAACTCCCGCGCCGACCGAAGACCCCTGCCCCGCCTCGGGCGTCGGATTGACAACCAGGCGCACTGGCAGTCCTTCCAGGGCGCGCGCCGTCGCCTCGTGCTCTGGCCCCACCACCACGACCACGTCGCGAATGCCTGCCGTGAGCACGCGCTCCGTCGCGTGTCGGAGCACGGTCGTGTCCCCGTAGGGGAGGAGCAGCTTGGACTTTCCCATGCGGCGCGAGAGGCCGGCCGCGAGCACGATGGCGGAGGTCATGGTCGAGCCGAAACGTGGCCGACGAGCCGGAGGCGAGGAGCACGGTGAGGCGAGGGCTGAAATGGTGGAGGCGAAAAAAGAGGCCCCGCGGACTCGCGCCCGCGGGGCCGGGGAGTGCCGGGACGTCTCACTTCTTGGCGGCTGCCGCCTCCATGGCTCGCTTGGCGAATACTCGCAAGAGATGCTGCTTGTACTCGACCGAACCCTGGAGATCCGCCTGCACGTCCACGCCGTCGGCGGCCTTCTCGGCCGCGGCTTGTATCGAGGCCGCGTCGGCGGACTTGCCGGCGATCGCGGCTTCCACGCCCTTGGCGCGCGTCGCCTTCGTGCCGGCGCCCGTGAGACCGATGCTGGCCTTGCTGATCTTGCCCCCATCCATGGTCAGCACGGCGGCCACGCCGACCACGGCGAACCGCGAGGCGGGATGGGGGAACTTCGCGTAGGCCGACTTGACGTTGGCCGCGGCCGCGGGCACGCGGATTTCCGTGAGAATCTCGTCATCTGCGAGCGCGGTGGTCAGGAGGCCCTTGAAGAAGTCATCGATCTTGATCGTGCGCTTGCCCTTGGGCCCCTCGGCCACCATCTCGGCCCCCAGCGCGATGACGGCGGCCGGCCAGTCGGCG from Candidatus Methylomirabilota bacterium encodes:
- a CDS encoding slipin family protein, with translation MLGFDWTLGFIPVAIIAFFIILNAVRILREYERAVIFRFGRQARAVVNPGGDGTGPGLLLLIPLVDKMVKVSLRTITMDVPPQDVITKDNVSVKVNAVIFFRVLDANKAVIGVEDYLYATSQMAQTTLRSVLGQQELDDLLSSREKINEQLTRIIDQHTNPWGVKVTSVEVKNVDLPQDLQRAMSKQAEAERERRAKVINAEGEAQAAAKLSEAAEVLARFPIAVQLRYLQTMREVASERNTTTFFPLPLDLFAPLLKAFGDSQAPKS
- a CDS encoding nodulation protein NfeD, with translation MTGPDRRLRRCMLVSLLLATLAPTCAWAARPVSVIDIDGAITPITVRLLAAAIERAQADGSQALVVQLNTPGGLERSMRSMVQSILNAEIPVIVYVAPTGARAASAGVFLTMAAHVAAMAPATNMGAAHPVAVGGQMDKDMLKKVENDAAAFARTLATERGRNAEWMEKAVRSSVSVTEREALKLKVIDLIANSVPDLLEKIDGRVLKTKRGLVTLETKNAPVKVIEIRFRDRFLALITDPNIAYILMMVGMLGIFFELSNPGVVLPGVIGGISLILAFFAFQSLPINWAGLLLILFGVALLIAEIKIASHGVLTIGGVISMVLGSFMLYEAPEAGFRVSWAVILPTVGASAGLAIWAVSAGVRAMRRPPTTGAAGMIGQRAVVRAALDPEGQVQLDGEIWRAVAEDAPVPAGETVRVTGVDGLTLRVSRAANRS
- a CDS encoding cysteine desulfurase, translating into MTLGEQTRADFPILRRIVHGQPLVYLDSAASSQKPRQVLEAMQNYYERTHANVHRSIHTLGEEATEVYEAARDAVRVFVAARFREEIIFTRGTTDGINVVARALALTLKPGDEILVTEMEHHSNLIPWQMICRERGAVVKAVPVVGEGVLDLDAFGRLLSPRTRLVAIAHVSNVLGTINPVTDMTRWAHEAGALVLLDGAQAAPHLSLDVVGTGCDFYVFSAHKMLGPTGIGVLYGRREVLERLEPGLGGSEMIKEVWIDHAQWNDLPWRFEPGTPPIAEAVGLHAAVDYLDKLGMARVEAHERALCRLAIDALERIPGVTLYGPRNAELRGAVVAFNVEGLHPHDGAALLDERGIGVRAGHHCAQPLMRRLGIVGTLRASFSVYNTAAEIERLSEAVQSLRGAL
- a CDS encoding iron-sulfur cluster assembly scaffold protein, with translation MVYSDVIRERFRKPRFRGSLPAPEAAFEDVNPLCGDRIRIECRITDGRLADARHRGDSCAICAASADLLIELALGKSVEDAASLQAPALLERLEADIRPTRMRCVTLPLSVLQGALEGREVAR
- a CDS encoding XdhC/CoxI family protein encodes the protein MTTELFENLDRLRHAEGKVAVATLVNTRGTTPRKEGAKMLVGEDGRVLGSVTIGGCVDAQVIEESASVLATHKPRLLELNLGDEDAWEIGLTCGGTIEVFVEPVDLHEASDETLRHYERLRKHAEAGGRGALLTRLDAPQHGAKLLVLDTGAREGGLGSAALDERAVAETQGPLRAGKSTTLTIDGTRIFAEVFAPPSIMLIVGAGHVSMPLCSLARIVGFKTVVIDGRPRFATRERFPDVDELKIGIPSELVQSVPLGPTTALVLVAHDYKYDLPVLKHALQTPVGYIGLLGSSRRGKAILDLLREDGVAEDLLTRVRVPIGLDLGAQSAPEIALAVLAEVLAVQRGATCLPISEKVRKGIK
- a CDS encoding VWA domain-containing protein, encoding MAVPRDLMRAMLGFGAMLRASGLPVTTGALMDAVRALEVVDLMDRAQVYLALRTVLVSRMEEQPAFDRCFEAFWKFQADDGQGLDGLVAAVQPRGSEEEPPTGGLEGAQQKQAQIALEDWDEGEAQEGEPLEVPGQSDREVLMEHDFSTFPAEQLEEVARLTVQIAKRLARRVSRRRKPTRRGGVVDLRRSMRANLTRGEIIELRRRSRRRRKVRLVLLCDVSGSMDLYSRFLLQFLYALQNVFGRVETFTFATRLTRVSDLLRGPSYKSALRRLTEVRDWSGGTRIGDSLREFNQTWGHLVDRRTIVLLLSDGWDTGEPEVLAQEMLSLKRRAGRLIWLNPLLGNPSYEPLTRGMAAALPLVDHFAAAHNLASLRELAGHLTIR
- a CDS encoding MoxR family ATPase, encoding MRAEIKKIEEMMEAAEYVTDPAIAMSVHLAMTLKKPLLIEGHAGVGKTEVAKVMAKMLETNLIRLQCYEGLDAAQALYEWNYPKQLLHIKLEESTSHSLTEKEAAIFSPPFLIKRPLLQAISETGTPPVLLIDEIDRADEEFEAFLLEVLSEFQVTIPEIGTIKATQPPYVILTSNRIRELSDALRRRCLYLWIDFPGFEKEVRIVTRKVPGVNERLAREISRFMETVRTIRLAKVPGVAETLDWAQALTSLHADHLDEELVAETLGCVVKDAEDVKRLKRELATGGIARFVAAQS
- a CDS encoding nucleotidyltransferase family protein gives rise to the protein MTSAIVLAAGLSRRMGKSKLLLPYGDTTVLRHATERVLTAGIRDVVVVVGPEHEATARALEGLPVRLVVNPTPEAGQGSSVGAGVRALAPGTTAVLIALGDQPAVPSGVIPALLGAIKALGKSIAVPRYADGLGNPVLFAAPVFPELLDLPGDRGARAVVERERSRLAVVDFPTPMPPDIDTPEDYERLKGPGNPG
- a CDS encoding xanthine dehydrogenase family protein subunit M; its protein translation is MYPAQFEYHKAGSVKEALDLLAKHKDDAKVLAGGHSLLPAMKLRLAQPKHVIDIGKISSLSGVKEEGGNLVIGALTTHYAIESSAVLKSKCPLMPEVAGHIGDPMVRNMGTLGGSLAHADPAADWPAAVIALGAEMVAEGPKGKRTIKIDDFFKGLLTTALADDEILTEIRVPAAAANVKSAYAKFPHPASRFAVVGVAAVLTMDGGKISKASIGLTGAGTKATRAKGVEAAIAGKSADAASIQAAAEKAADGVDVQADLQGSVEYKQHLLRVFAKRAMEAAAAKK